One window of Streptomyces sp. FIT100 genomic DNA carries:
- a CDS encoding agmatine/peptidylarginine deiminase — MTFRMPPEWAPHERTWMAWPGPNPTFTNAEELAEARAAWAAVARAVRRFEPVTMVVGPGQREGARELLGGDVDLVERELDDAWMRDIGPTFVTDGRGGLAAVDWVFNGWGAQEWARWENDSKIARHVAELLDVPVHSSDLVNEGGAIHVDGEGTVLLTDTVQLGAGRNPGRTREQVEAEIHARLGTTKAIWLPHGLTGDYGTYGTQGHVDIVAAFAHPGVVVVHSQQNPAHPDHERSRTYVDLLRGSTDARGRALEVVEVPAPTVLKDEEGEWVDYSYINHYLCNGGVVLCGFGDPNDEIAAGIFRRLFPERTVTLVDARAIFAGGGGIHCITQQQPKV; from the coding sequence ATGACGTTCCGCATGCCGCCCGAGTGGGCCCCCCACGAGCGCACGTGGATGGCCTGGCCCGGCCCCAACCCCACCTTCACGAACGCCGAGGAGCTCGCCGAGGCGCGTGCCGCCTGGGCGGCCGTCGCCCGCGCCGTACGCCGCTTCGAGCCGGTCACCATGGTCGTCGGCCCCGGCCAGCGGGAGGGCGCCCGTGAACTGCTCGGCGGGGACGTCGACCTCGTGGAGCGCGAGCTCGACGACGCGTGGATGCGCGACATCGGCCCCACCTTCGTCACCGACGGGCGGGGCGGCCTGGCCGCGGTCGACTGGGTCTTCAACGGCTGGGGCGCCCAGGAGTGGGCCCGCTGGGAGAACGACTCCAAGATCGCCCGCCATGTCGCGGAGCTGCTGGACGTCCCCGTGCACTCCTCGGACCTGGTCAACGAGGGCGGCGCGATCCACGTCGACGGCGAGGGCACGGTCCTGCTGACCGACACCGTCCAGCTCGGCGCGGGCCGCAACCCCGGCCGGACCCGAGAGCAGGTCGAGGCCGAGATCCACGCCCGGCTCGGCACGACGAAGGCGATCTGGCTGCCGCACGGACTGACGGGCGACTACGGCACGTACGGCACCCAGGGGCACGTCGACATCGTCGCGGCCTTCGCCCACCCCGGCGTGGTCGTCGTCCACAGCCAGCAGAACCCGGCCCACCCCGACCACGAGCGCTCCCGGACGTACGTCGACCTCCTCCGCGGCAGTACGGACGCCCGTGGCCGCGCACTGGAGGTCGTCGAGGTCCCCGCGCCGACGGTCCTGAAGGACGAGGAGGGGGAGTGGGTCGACTACTCGTACATCAACCACTACCTCTGCAACGGCGGTGTGGTGCTGTGCGGGTTCGGCGACCCGAACGACGAGATCGCGGCGGGGATCTTCCGCCGGCTCTTCCCGGAGCGGACGGTGACCCTCGTGGACGCGCGGGCGATCTTCGCTGGCGGGGGAGGCATCCATTGCATCACCCAGCAGCAGCCGAAGGTCTGA
- a CDS encoding TetR/AcrR family transcriptional regulator produces the protein MTASTPRRRNVAPPREELLAAAMATIAERGLDGLTMAGLGRQVGMSSGHLLYYFRTKDELLLQTLEWSEGRLGAERGALLSRPAPVRERLEAYVDLYVPDGPRDPHWTLWLEVWNRSQNAGDDARARQAAIEGAWHRDLVALLAEGISHGEFRAVDPDRFAARLRALLDGFSVHVAVGIPGASRAQVLAHVREFIEDALL, from the coding sequence GTGACCGCATCGACCCCCCGGCGCCGCAACGTCGCCCCGCCCCGCGAGGAGCTCCTCGCCGCCGCCATGGCGACCATCGCCGAGCGCGGGCTCGACGGGCTGACCATGGCCGGGCTCGGGCGGCAGGTCGGGATGAGCAGCGGGCACCTGCTCTACTACTTCCGCACCAAGGACGAACTGCTGCTCCAGACCCTGGAGTGGAGCGAGGGCCGCCTCGGCGCCGAGCGCGGCGCGCTGCTGTCCCGGCCGGCGCCCGTGCGCGAGCGGCTGGAGGCATACGTCGATCTGTATGTGCCCGACGGGCCTCGCGATCCGCACTGGACCCTGTGGCTGGAGGTCTGGAATCGCTCGCAGAACGCCGGGGACGACGCCCGCGCCCGCCAGGCCGCGATCGAGGGCGCCTGGCACCGGGACCTCGTCGCGCTGCTCGCCGAGGGCATCTCGCACGGGGAGTTCCGCGCCGTCGACCCCGACCGCTTCGCCGCCCGGCTGCGCGCCCTGCTCGACGGCTTCAGCGTCCATGTGGCGGTCGGCATACCTGGTGCGAGCCGGGCCCAGGTTCTGGCCCACGTACGGGAGTTCATCGAGGACGCGCTGCTGTAG
- the cimA gene encoding citramalate synthase has protein sequence MTTTDARPDDSFHVFDTTLRDGAQREGINLTVADKLTIARHLDEFGVGFIEGGWPGANPRDTEFFARARDEIQFRHAQLVAFGATRRAGGAAAEDPQVRALLESGAPVITLVAKSHDRHVELALRTTLDENVAMVRDTVSYLRDQGRRVFVDCEHFFDGYKANPEYAKAVVRAAAEAGADVVVLCDTNGGMLPAQVQAVVATVLADTGARLGIHAQDDTGCAVANTLAAVDAGATHVQCTANGYGERVGNANLFPVVAALELKYGKKVLPGGALQEMTRISHAVAEVVNLTPSTHQPYVGVSAFAHKAGLHASAIKVDPDLYQHIDPEQVGNTMRMLVSDMAGRASIELKGKELGIDLGGDRELVGRVVERVKERELRGYTYEAADASFELLLREQAEGRPRTYFRTESWRAIVEDRPDGTHANEATVKLWAKGERIVATAEGNGPVNALDRAMRVGLERIYPQLAKLELVDYKVRILEGRHGTESTTRVLITTSDGGGEWSTVGVAENVIAASWEALEDAYTYGLLRAGVEPAA, from the coding sequence ATGACCACGACTGACGCCAGGCCCGACGACAGCTTCCATGTCTTCGACACGACGCTGCGCGACGGTGCCCAGCGCGAGGGCATCAACCTGACTGTCGCGGACAAGCTGACCATCGCCCGGCACCTGGACGAGTTCGGCGTGGGCTTCATCGAGGGCGGCTGGCCCGGCGCCAACCCCCGGGACACCGAGTTCTTCGCCCGGGCCCGCGACGAGATCCAGTTCCGGCACGCCCAGCTCGTCGCCTTCGGCGCCACCCGTCGGGCGGGCGGAGCGGCCGCCGAGGACCCGCAGGTCAGAGCCCTGCTGGAGTCCGGGGCTCCGGTCATCACGCTGGTCGCCAAATCCCACGACCGGCACGTCGAGCTCGCCCTGCGCACCACCCTCGACGAGAACGTGGCGATGGTCCGCGACACCGTCTCCTACCTGCGGGACCAGGGCCGCCGCGTCTTCGTCGACTGCGAGCACTTCTTCGACGGCTACAAGGCCAACCCGGAGTACGCGAAGGCCGTCGTCCGGGCGGCCGCGGAGGCCGGCGCCGACGTCGTCGTCCTGTGCGACACCAACGGCGGGATGCTCCCCGCGCAGGTCCAGGCCGTCGTCGCCACCGTCCTCGCCGACACCGGCGCCCGCCTCGGCATCCACGCCCAGGACGACACCGGCTGCGCCGTCGCCAACACGCTGGCCGCCGTCGACGCGGGCGCCACGCACGTGCAGTGCACGGCCAACGGCTACGGCGAGCGCGTCGGCAACGCCAACCTCTTCCCCGTGGTCGCCGCGCTGGAGCTGAAGTACGGCAAGAAGGTGCTGCCCGGGGGCGCGCTCCAGGAGATGACCCGGATCTCGCACGCCGTCGCCGAGGTCGTCAACCTGACGCCCTCCACCCACCAGCCCTATGTGGGTGTCTCGGCCTTCGCCCACAAGGCCGGACTGCACGCCTCCGCCATCAAGGTCGACCCGGACCTCTACCAGCACATCGACCCCGAGCAGGTCGGCAACACCATGCGGATGCTCGTCTCCGACATGGCGGGCCGCGCCTCGATCGAGCTCAAGGGCAAGGAGCTCGGGATCGACCTCGGCGGCGACCGCGAGCTGGTCGGCCGCGTCGTCGAGCGCGTCAAGGAGCGCGAGCTCAGGGGCTACACGTACGAGGCCGCCGACGCCTCCTTCGAGCTGCTGCTGAGGGAGCAGGCGGAGGGCAGGCCGCGCACCTACTTCCGTACGGAGTCCTGGCGCGCGATCGTGGAGGACCGCCCCGACGGCACCCACGCCAACGAGGCCACGGTCAAGCTGTGGGCCAAGGGCGAGCGCATCGTCGCCACCGCCGAGGGCAACGGCCCGGTCAACGCCCTCGACCGGGCCATGCGGGTGGGCCTGGAGCGGATCTACCCGCAGCTCGCCAAGCTGGAACTGGTCGACTACAAGGTCCGCATCCTCGAAGGCCGCCACGGTACCGAGTCGACCACCCGCGTCCTGATCACGACGAGCGACGGCGGCGGCGAGTGGTCGACGGTCGGCGTCGCGGAGAACGTGATCGCGGCGTCCTGGGAGGCCCTGGAGGACGCATACACCTACGGGCTGCTGCGGGCGGGCGTCGAGCCGGCGGCGTAG
- a CDS encoding DUF1876 domain-containing protein — translation MRTKKWNIEIVITESDRTTQAEARLRGQNAELFVGEGTAHRNRTDQDIPHIGDELAVARALSGVSHELLHEVAAEIETRTGERVGRLREA, via the coding sequence ATGCGTACGAAGAAGTGGAACATCGAGATCGTCATCACGGAGAGCGATCGCACCACCCAGGCCGAGGCGCGCCTGCGCGGCCAGAATGCCGAACTCTTCGTCGGCGAGGGCACGGCCCACCGCAACCGCACCGATCAGGACATCCCTCATATCGGCGACGAACTCGCGGTCGCCCGGGCCCTGAGCGGAGTCAGCCATGAGCTGCTCCACGAGGTGGCGGCGGAGATCGAGACGCGGACCGGGGAGCGGGTCGGACGGCTGCGGGAGGCGTAG
- a CDS encoding YceI family protein: MGLFNRKNDVATTTAAPQTVNPALAALTGEYTIDPAHSSIGFTVRHAMVTNVRGSFSDHEGTLRLDGSDPSSSTATIDVKIASVDTGIADRDGHLCSGDFFDAEKFPMMTFRSTTAEQLGGEKYRITGDLTIKDVTRPLSIDLEFNGAATDPYGNERVGFEGSAEILRSEWGLTWNAALETGGVMVSDKVKLNFDISAIKSAA, encoded by the coding sequence ATGGGCCTGTTCAACCGCAAGAACGACGTCGCCACCACCACCGCCGCCCCGCAGACGGTGAACCCCGCGCTGGCCGCGCTGACCGGCGAGTACACCATCGACCCCGCCCACAGCAGCATCGGCTTCACCGTCCGTCACGCCATGGTCACCAACGTCCGCGGCAGCTTCTCCGACCACGAGGGCACGCTGCGCCTCGACGGCTCGGACCCGTCCTCCTCGACGGCCACCATCGACGTCAAGATCGCCAGCGTGGACACCGGCATCGCCGACCGCGACGGCCACCTGTGCAGCGGCGACTTCTTCGACGCCGAGAAGTTCCCGATGATGACCTTCCGTTCCACCACGGCCGAGCAGCTGGGCGGGGAGAAGTACCGCATCACCGGCGACCTCACGATCAAGGACGTCACCCGCCCGCTCTCCATCGACCTGGAGTTCAACGGCGCGGCGACGGACCCCTACGGCAACGAGCGCGTCGGCTTCGAGGGCAGCGCGGAGATCCTGCGCTCCGAGTGGGGCCTGACCTGGAACGCGGCGCTGGAGACCGGCGGTGTGATGGTCAGCGACAAGGTGAAGCTGAACTTCGACATCTCCGCGATCAAGTCCGCGGCCTGA
- a CDS encoding endo-alpha-N-acetylgalactosaminidase family protein, with amino-acid sequence MSFTKRSWATGAVAAATAAALIAPTGPAVAAPDSADGSAVLTSGQLAVAVADDFPRVLSYTDRATGARLNGSTRAVTEVTLNGTAHRVQLKAPPVVKGASAAYTLTFPGLAGVEIDAVLSLAGRATTFRVTAVRDTEEFRVGTIDIPGHDLVSVGSTEAGAATAFTRLDPDSTKTADVFGTVTDATAPEAAPVGASYAIVNTSALAAAVESNSSYDKPSGATGGDDARFWHQARKDADGSTRVGVWSGQWTYRGDGAPRPESGKDLPWAKVVVTPDANGDGKTDWQDGAVAFRTIGITAPGSEETPDRVVTHIPFNFASQATHPFLRTLDDVKRISLSTDGLGQLAVLKGYGSEGHDSAHPDYGGNYNKRAGGLTDLNKLLASGRKWGATFGVHVNATESYPEAKNFSETLVDKSKPGWNWLNQSYYIDQRRDINSGDLARRFRQLRDETDPNLNFLYIDVYYTHGWIADKTMQAVQAQGWTVGTEWADKFERGSLWSHWANDLDYGGATNKGLNSQIIRFIRNGEKDVWNNHPVLGQTALEDFEGWTGETDWTAFSTNIWEKNLPAKFLQHQRITRWDGNDISLTGELRGTVEDGRRAFYDHGRKVLDGDRYLLPWDGGKKLYHYNKQGGSSSWSVPGSGSYTVYKLTDNGRVKTGTVRPAGGKVTLEAEAGRPYVLYPDRAPTAQDPRWGEGSPVDDPGFNGAGLSAWTKTGAVARDTDAHGRNSARITGTGAASLSQRITGLEPGKRYSASAWIEVEPGTSRRTVLSAGGQSATVERSAVENTVAASDWHSTNLQRAKVNFTAPAGGAVTLRIDAAGGPAAAVRVDDVRLVANAPATRPGALVHEDFEAVDQGWGPFVKGDAGGVTDPRTHVSQLHAPYTQAGWNGKRIDDVLAGKESLKSHEENSGLVYRTAPWTVPMKDGHSYRVEYSYQSSHAGAYEWITGYDRASGGSVETRGTPIGEQRTTGHFSETVTAGCGDTWTGLRKRDSAPDGADFVMDGFTVTDLGPASEAPACGTLAVTAAAETLEPGTGNEVRAVFTNDEATAATDVALGLALPEGWTAEPAGAVSFDSVAPGAKATATWQVTPPVDAAYRTYELGSSAAYKVAGSPRSLAAATSVRTLPPPPTADAWASDLDWTAAENGWGPVERDLSNGETGAGDGSPLKIGGVAYEKGLGTHAPAKVRYYLGGKCTSFTAEVGVDDVQTARGSVRFSVTADGTEKVASPVLKAADSAWGLSADVTGAKYVELVVDDGGDGNGNDHADWGSARFHCAS; translated from the coding sequence ATGTCGTTCACCAAGAGATCCTGGGCCACCGGCGCCGTCGCCGCCGCGACGGCCGCCGCGCTCATAGCGCCGACCGGGCCCGCCGTCGCCGCCCCGGACTCCGCGGACGGGTCCGCCGTCCTCACCTCGGGACAGCTGGCCGTCGCCGTCGCCGACGACTTCCCGCGCGTCCTCTCGTACACCGACCGCGCGACCGGAGCCCGGCTCAACGGCAGCACCCGCGCGGTCACCGAGGTCACGCTCAACGGCACGGCCCACCGCGTGCAGCTGAAGGCCCCGCCCGTCGTCAAGGGCGCGAGCGCCGCGTACACCCTCACCTTCCCCGGTCTCGCGGGCGTCGAGATCGACGCCGTGCTCTCCCTCGCCGGCCGTGCCACCACCTTCAGGGTCACGGCCGTCCGGGACACCGAGGAGTTCCGGGTCGGGACCATCGACATCCCGGGGCACGACCTGGTGTCGGTCGGGAGCACGGAGGCGGGGGCCGCGACCGCGTTCACCCGGCTCGACCCCGACTCGACGAAGACCGCGGACGTCTTCGGCACGGTCACGGACGCGACGGCCCCCGAGGCCGCTCCCGTCGGCGCCTCGTACGCCATCGTCAACACGAGCGCCCTCGCCGCCGCCGTCGAGTCCAACTCCAGCTACGACAAGCCCTCCGGCGCCACCGGCGGCGACGACGCCCGCTTCTGGCACCAGGCCCGCAAGGACGCCGACGGCAGCACGCGCGTCGGCGTCTGGTCAGGGCAGTGGACCTACCGCGGCGACGGCGCCCCCCGCCCCGAGAGCGGCAAGGACCTCCCGTGGGCCAAGGTCGTCGTCACGCCCGACGCCAACGGCGACGGGAAGACCGACTGGCAGGACGGCGCCGTCGCCTTCCGGACCATCGGGATCACCGCGCCCGGCAGCGAGGAGACCCCCGACCGGGTCGTCACCCACATCCCCTTCAACTTCGCCAGCCAGGCCACCCACCCCTTCCTGCGCACCCTCGACGACGTCAAGCGGATCTCGCTCTCCACGGACGGACTCGGGCAGCTCGCCGTCCTCAAGGGGTACGGCTCCGAGGGCCATGACTCGGCCCACCCCGACTACGGCGGCAACTACAACAAGCGCGCCGGCGGGCTCACCGACCTCAACAAGCTCCTCGCGAGCGGCAGGAAGTGGGGCGCGACCTTCGGCGTGCACGTCAACGCCACCGAGTCCTACCCGGAGGCGAAGAACTTCAGCGAGACCCTCGTCGACAAGAGCAAGCCCGGCTGGAACTGGCTCAACCAGAGCTACTACATCGACCAGCGCCGCGACATCAACAGCGGCGACCTCGCCCGGCGCTTCCGGCAACTGCGCGACGAGACCGACCCGAACCTGAACTTCCTCTACATCGACGTCTACTACACGCACGGCTGGATCGCCGACAAGACCATGCAGGCCGTGCAGGCGCAGGGCTGGACCGTGGGCACGGAGTGGGCCGACAAGTTCGAGCGTGGCTCGCTCTGGTCCCACTGGGCCAACGACCTCGACTACGGCGGCGCCACCAACAAGGGCCTGAACTCGCAGATCATCCGGTTCATCCGGAACGGTGAGAAGGACGTCTGGAACAACCACCCGGTCCTCGGCCAGACCGCCCTCGAAGACTTCGAGGGCTGGACCGGAGAGACCGACTGGACCGCCTTCTCCACCAACATCTGGGAGAAGAACCTCCCCGCCAAGTTCCTCCAGCACCAGCGCATCACCCGCTGGGACGGCAACGACATCAGCCTCACCGGAGAGCTGCGCGGCACGGTCGAGGACGGCCGCCGCGCCTTCTACGACCACGGGCGCAAGGTACTCGACGGGGACCGCTACCTGCTGCCGTGGGACGGCGGGAAGAAGCTCTACCACTACAACAAGCAGGGTGGAAGCAGCAGTTGGTCGGTGCCGGGCAGCGGCTCGTACACCGTCTACAAGCTCACCGACAACGGCCGCGTGAAGACCGGCACCGTACGGCCCGCCGGCGGCAAGGTCACCCTTGAGGCCGAGGCGGGCCGGCCCTACGTCCTCTACCCGGACCGGGCGCCCACGGCGCAGGACCCGCGGTGGGGCGAGGGCAGCCCCGTCGACGACCCCGGCTTCAACGGTGCCGGGCTGAGCGCCTGGACGAAGACCGGCGCCGTCGCCCGCGACACCGACGCCCACGGCCGCAACTCCGCCCGGATCACCGGCACCGGCGCCGCCTCGCTCTCCCAGCGGATCACCGGGCTTGAGCCGGGCAAGCGGTACAGCGCCTCCGCGTGGATCGAGGTCGAGCCGGGCACCTCGCGCCGCACCGTCCTGTCCGCCGGCGGACAGTCCGCCACCGTCGAGCGCTCCGCCGTCGAGAACACCGTCGCCGCGTCCGACTGGCACTCCACCAACCTCCAGCGCGCCAAGGTGAACTTCACCGCCCCCGCGGGCGGCGCGGTCACCCTGCGGATCGACGCCGCGGGAGGTCCGGCCGCCGCCGTACGGGTCGATGACGTACGGCTCGTCGCCAACGCCCCCGCCACCAGGCCCGGGGCGCTCGTACACGAGGACTTCGAGGCCGTCGACCAGGGCTGGGGGCCGTTCGTCAAGGGCGATGCGGGCGGAGTGACGGACCCGCGCACGCACGTCAGCCAGTTGCACGCCCCGTACACCCAGGCCGGCTGGAACGGGAAGCGCATCGACGACGTGCTCGCCGGCAAGGAGTCCCTCAAGTCGCACGAGGAGAACAGCGGCCTGGTCTACCGGACCGCGCCCTGGACCGTGCCCATGAAGGACGGGCACAGCTACCGGGTCGAGTACTCCTACCAGTCCAGCCACGCCGGCGCCTACGAGTGGATCACCGGCTACGACCGGGCCTCCGGCGGCTCCGTCGAGACCCGCGGCACACCCATCGGCGAGCAGCGCACCACCGGCCACTTCAGCGAGACCGTCACCGCGGGCTGCGGCGACACCTGGACCGGGCTGCGCAAGCGCGACAGCGCCCCGGACGGCGCGGACTTCGTCATGGACGGCTTCACCGTGACCGACCTCGGGCCGGCCTCCGAGGCGCCCGCCTGCGGCACGCTCGCCGTCACCGCGGCCGCCGAGACGCTGGAGCCGGGCACCGGCAACGAGGTCAGGGCCGTCTTCACCAACGACGAGGCGACCGCAGCCACCGACGTCGCCCTGGGACTGGCCCTCCCCGAGGGCTGGACCGCCGAGCCCGCGGGCGCGGTGTCCTTCGACTCCGTGGCACCGGGCGCGAAGGCCACGGCCACCTGGCAGGTCACCCCGCCCGTCGACGCCGCGTACCGGACGTACGAGCTCGGCTCGTCGGCCGCGTACAAGGTGGCGGGCTCCCCGCGGAGCCTCGCGGCGGCCACCTCCGTACGGACCCTGCCGCCGCCGCCGACGGCCGACGCCTGGGCGAGCGACCTCGACTGGACCGCCGCCGAGAACGGCTGGGGGCCGGTCGAGCGCGACCTCTCCAACGGCGAGACCGGCGCGGGCGACGGCAGTCCTCTGAAGATCGGGGGAGTGGCCTACGAGAAGGGGCTCGGCACCCACGCCCCGGCGAAGGTCCGCTACTACCTGGGCGGCAAGTGCACCTCGTTCACGGCCGAGGTCGGCGTGGACGACGTCCAGACCGCCCGCGGCAGCGTGCGGTTCAGCGTCACCGCCGACGGCACGGAGAAGGTCGCCTCGCCCGTGCTGAAGGCCGCCGACAGCGCGTGGGGCCTCAGCGCGGACGTCACCGGCGCGAAGTACGTCGAGCTGGTCGTGGACGACGGCGGCGACGGGAACGGCAACGACCACGCCGACTGGGGGAGTGCGCGCTTCCACTGCGCGTCCTGA
- a CDS encoding acyl-CoA carboxylase subunit beta, which translates to MTVLDETAGEATDARGRVAELHALRDEARRGPSDRATEAQHAKGKLTARERIELLLDAGSFREVEQLRRHRATGFGLEAKRPYTDGVITGWGTVEGRTVFVYAHDFRIFGGALGEAHATKIHKIMDMAIAAGAPLVSLNDGAGARIQEGVSALAGYGGIFQRNTKASGVIPQISVMLGPCAGGAAYSPALTDFVFMVRETSQMFITGPDVVKAVTGEEITQNGLGGADVHAETSGVAHFAYDDEETCIAEVRYLLSMLPQNNRENPPHAHTEDAADRRSDVLLDLVPADGNRPYDMHKVIEEVVDDGDYLEIHERWARNIICALARLDGQVVGIVANQPQTLAGVLDIEASEKAARFVQMCDAFNIPIVTLLDVPGFLPGVDQEHGGIIRHGAKLLYAYCNATVPRISLILRKAYGGAYIVMDSQSIGADLTYAWPTNEIAVMGAEGAANVIFRRQIADAEDPDTMRARMVKEYKAELMHPYYAAERGLVDDVIDPAETREVLIRSLAMLRTKHADLPSRKHGNPPQ; encoded by the coding sequence ATGACCGTTTTGGACGAGACCGCCGGCGAGGCGACCGATGCGCGCGGGCGGGTGGCCGAGCTGCACGCCCTCCGTGACGAGGCGCGGCGCGGCCCCAGTGACCGAGCCACCGAGGCCCAGCATGCCAAGGGCAAGCTGACCGCGCGTGAGCGCATCGAGCTGCTGCTGGACGCGGGTTCGTTCCGGGAGGTCGAGCAGCTGCGGCGGCACCGGGCGACCGGTTTCGGCCTGGAGGCGAAGCGGCCGTACACCGACGGTGTGATCACCGGCTGGGGCACGGTCGAGGGCCGGACGGTCTTCGTCTACGCACACGACTTCCGGATCTTCGGCGGTGCGCTGGGCGAGGCCCACGCCACGAAGATCCACAAGATCATGGACATGGCCATCGCGGCGGGCGCGCCGCTGGTCTCCCTCAACGACGGCGCCGGCGCCCGTATCCAGGAGGGCGTCTCCGCCCTGGCCGGCTACGGCGGCATCTTCCAGCGCAACACCAAGGCATCCGGCGTCATCCCGCAGATCAGCGTGATGCTCGGCCCGTGCGCGGGCGGCGCCGCCTACAGCCCGGCGCTGACCGACTTCGTCTTCATGGTCCGCGAGACCTCGCAGATGTTCATCACCGGACCGGACGTCGTCAAGGCGGTCACCGGTGAGGAGATCACCCAGAACGGGCTGGGCGGCGCGGACGTGCACGCCGAGACCTCCGGCGTCGCGCACTTCGCGTACGACGACGAGGAGACCTGCATCGCCGAGGTGCGCTACCTCCTGTCGATGCTCCCGCAGAACAACCGCGAGAACCCGCCGCACGCCCACACCGAGGACGCGGCCGACCGGCGCTCCGACGTCCTCCTGGACCTCGTCCCGGCCGACGGCAACCGCCCCTACGACATGCACAAGGTCATCGAGGAGGTCGTCGACGACGGCGACTACCTCGAGATCCACGAGCGGTGGGCGCGCAACATCATCTGCGCCCTGGCCCGCCTGGACGGACAGGTCGTCGGCATCGTCGCCAACCAGCCGCAGACGCTGGCCGGCGTGCTCGACATCGAGGCGTCCGAGAAGGCCGCTCGCTTCGTGCAGATGTGCGACGCGTTCAACATCCCGATCGTCACCCTGCTGGACGTGCCCGGCTTCCTGCCCGGCGTCGACCAGGAGCACGGCGGCATCATCCGGCACGGCGCGAAGCTGCTGTACGCGTACTGCAACGCGACCGTGCCGCGGATCTCGCTGATCCTGCGCAAGGCGTACGGCGGCGCGTACATCGTCATGGACTCCCAGTCCATCGGTGCGGACCTGACCTACGCCTGGCCCACGAACGAGATCGCGGTGATGGGCGCCGAGGGCGCCGCCAACGTCATCTTCCGCCGTCAGATCGCCGACGCCGAGGACCCCGACACCATGCGCGCGCGCATGGTCAAGGAGTACAAGGCCGAACTGATGCACCCCTACTACGCCGCGGAGCGCGGCCTGGTCGACGACGTCATCGACCCGGCCGAGACCCGCGAGGTGCTCATCCGCTCCCTCGCCATGCTCCGCACGAAGCACGCCGACCTGCCGTCCCGCAAGCACGGCAACCCCCCGCAGTAA
- a CDS encoding acyl-CoA carboxylase subunit epsilon: MTMSAESLLRVEKGHADAEELAAITAVLLARAAAHPAAPAGRGRSTAGWRRLERQSGFRAPHSWQG; this comes from the coding sequence ATGACCATGTCCGCCGAGTCCCTGCTCCGCGTCGAGAAGGGCCACGCCGACGCCGAGGAGCTGGCCGCGATCACCGCCGTCCTGCTCGCCCGCGCCGCCGCGCACCCCGCCGCCCCGGCCGGCCGCGGCCGCAGCACGGCCGGCTGGCGCCGTCTGGAACGCCAGTCCGGCTTCCGCGCCCCCCACTCCTGGCAGGGCTGA
- a CDS encoding ATP/GTP-binding protein translates to MDFGSSSGGAARSTTSAKIVVAGGFGVGKTTFVGAVSEINPLRTEAVMTSASAGIDDLTHTGDKTTTTVAMDFGRITLDQDLILYLFGTPGQDRFWFMWDDLVRGAIGAIVLVDTRRLADCFPAVDYFENSGLPFVVALNGFEGHQPYTPDEVREALQIGPDTPIITTDARHRADAKSALITLVEHALMARLR, encoded by the coding sequence GTGGACTTCGGAAGCTCTAGCGGCGGAGCAGCCCGCTCAACCACCAGTGCGAAGATCGTGGTGGCGGGCGGCTTCGGCGTGGGCAAGACCACGTTCGTCGGCGCCGTCTCGGAGATCAACCCGCTGCGTACCGAGGCCGTCATGACATCCGCGTCCGCGGGCATCGACGACCTGACCCACACCGGGGACAAGACCACCACCACGGTCGCCATGGACTTCGGCCGCATCACCCTGGACCAGGACCTGATCCTGTACCTCTTCGGTACCCCCGGACAGGACCGCTTCTGGTTCATGTGGGACGACCTCGTCCGCGGCGCCATCGGCGCCATCGTGCTCGTCGACACCCGCCGCCTCGCCGACTGCTTCCCCGCCGTCGACTACTTCGAGAACAGCGGACTGCCCTTCGTCGTGGCACTCAACGGCTTCGAAGGACACCAGCCGTACACCCCCGACGAGGTACGCGAGGCGCTCCAGATCGGGCCCGACACCCCGATCATCACCACCGACGCCCGCCACCGCGCGGACGCCAAGAGCGCCCTCATCACCCTCGTCGAGCACGCACTCATGGCCCGCCTCCGGTAA